The following coding sequences are from one Nicotiana tomentosiformis chromosome 3, ASM39032v3, whole genome shotgun sequence window:
- the LOC138908693 gene encoding uncharacterized protein, translated as MTEIENHVVGSTSNVASFSRSVPPPAPSEKPKKLFGIDFKQWQQKMFFYLTTLSLQKFIKEDVPVLPESTPENERFMVTEAWKHSDFLCKNYIISGLEDDLYNVYSNVETSKELWEALEKKYKTEDASLKKFVAAKFLDYKMVDNKLVITQVQELQVIIHDLLAEGIIRINAYVESINSVTNYEFFVEGLVINEAFQVAAMIEKLPPL; from the coding sequence ATGACAGAAATAGAAAATCATGTGGTTGGCTCTACGAGCAATGTTGCGTCTTTTAGTCGTTCTGTGCCACCACCGGCTCCGTCGGAAAAGCCCAAAAAACTTTTCGGGATTGACTTCAAACAGTGGCAACAAAAGATGTTCTTCTATTTGACTACTTTGAGTCTACAGAAGTTTATCAAAGAGGACGTTCCAGTTCTGCCGGAATCAACTCCTGAGAATGAACGTTTTATGGTGACTGAGGCATGGAAGCACTCAGATTTCTTATGCAAGAATTACATTATTAGCGGACTGGAGGATGATCTTTACAACGTCTATAGTAATGTGGAAACTTCGAAAGAACTATGGGAGGCGTTGGAAAAGAAGTATAAAACCGAGGATGCCAGTTTGAAGAAGTTCGTTGCAGCTAAGTTTTTGGACTATAAGATGGTAGACAACAAGCTTGTCATTACCCAGGTTCAAGAGTTGCAAGTTATCATTCACgatctccttgctgaaggtataatCCGAATTAATGCTtatgttgaaagtattaattcTGTTACTAATTATGAATTTTTTGTTGAAGGTTTGGTCATCAATGAGGCGTTTCAagttgcagcaatgattgagaagttgcctcctttATAG